The nucleotide sequence actttgctaattaaagcatgcccgTACCTGAAGGTActgggaggaagcctgcaatggcagtgtttGGAAAAGGACACACCTTCAAGAaagactttacttggacactccgTATTTACTAAAGAAGATTATAatttgctgtgacctaggggtgttTGGTGTTTGTATTGTAAATAAGTACTTTGGGGAATGACATTGAAGGATATGTTTTGTTACAttgttgtgaatgttatgctttagttccTCTGAtgggatcacaatgtataatgcctctatttgttccaggatccatggctatttagTAAGTAGAAAGCCAAGGATCCTGGAAGGTATGGAgtattatggtaattagggtgggacttttttactggtttcctttttagaatgctaaagtaatcaagtgcctttgattaagtcttaagaggtgcaaagcctcaggcccacacccttttgctaactaagcTCCAGGCCTGCATCTTTTTTgttgattaggtgtgaagccttcgggccctaagaagggcatataaactcagaggttagcatttgtTTGGGGCTGTCATTCACTGGAAGAGAtgggagactctggatagccactcccccccatcccccttccccccccccaccttgagaaaacccagatgttggtgcttctctttttggtaactatgtatgtgatgtcttaatcagacaaagcctgtctgttgaattgtgttatttgatctgttgatattttctgtttgtaatttgtatttgctctgaagttcagggtgctggctttcccccctgaactaagtgaatgatatatgtatgtttgattaaagtgagattgttaaccccttaaagttactttccttagaaaagcagatcacagaacctgtgctggcagctcttgttgctggccTTGCTGGGTCTTACAccgcagcagcagctgcaagccaAGCTGTTGTTACAGAAGatgggggaaagaggggaggcaCTCGAACTTTACcgtcatcagaattggctcaaagagggaagggGTACATTattatacatactcaattgggtacagaaatctatctttccctacaggacagaaatggggggaaggaggatgatagaagggagggaaactCAAGGatagacagagtgaaaggagagaaagagcagaATAAACAGGTAAAAATAGAATGAAGGGAAATTCAGAGTTCATactcataactgaaaaaaattttacagcaagtttctctagtgaaggcctcatttctcaaatatatggagaacagGCTGCCGTTGGGGCTACGCGCCGCAGCCATGGCCATCCGATACCCCATGGCCGTGGGCCTTAACAAGGGCCACAAAGTTACCAAAAACGTTTCGAAGCCGCGACACTGCCGCCGCCATGGGCGCTTGACCAAACACACCAAGTTTGTGAGAGATATGATCCGGGAAGTGTGTGGATTTGCCCCTTATGAGAGGCGTGCCATGGAATCGTTAAAGGTCTCTAAGGATAAGAGAGCCCTTAAGTTCATCAAAAAAAGGGTGGGAACTCACATCCGggccaagaggaagagagaggagctcaGCAACGTCCTAGCTGCCATGAGGAAGGCTGCTGCCAAGAAGGACTAAACTGGACCCTGCCAATCTTTCCCACTTACCCAAAAAAGatttgacaaataaaaaaaaaaatatatatggagaacttagtcaaatttataaagctAAGAGCCATTctctcaaaggatatgaacaggcaatttcaAATGACGTAACCAAAACTATCTACCGTCacataaaaaaaatgctctaaagcaccattgattagagaaatgcaaattaaaacaacttagaGGTACCACTCcatacctataagattggctaacatgacagaaaaggaaaatgacaaatgttggaaggaaagtgggaaaattgagacactaatgcactgtcggtggagttatgaactgatccaaccattctggagaacaatttggatctatgtctaaagggctataaaaccatgcatacactttgatccagcagtaagtacctctactaggtctgtatcctaaagagatttttaaaaaaaggaaaaggacttatatgtacaaaaatatagcggttcttttggtggtggcaaggaattggcaATTGggggggatgcccataaattaggAAATGTCTGAATAAGTATgtattgtggtggaatactattgtggcataagaaataaaaaacaggATGCtcagaaaaacttacatgaactgatacaaagtgaaatgagcagaaccaggacaacattttacacaataacagcaatattgtgtgatgatcaactgtgattaccttagcttttctcagcaatacaatgatccaagacaattacaaaggacttatgatgaaaactgctatcaaaccccagagaaagaactgatggaatctgaataaagatagaaatacatttttttaaatttttcttttttggtctattttttcacattactaatatggaaatacattttgcatgactacacatgaataacctatattaaattgccctctcagagaagggagggagaaaatttggaacttaaaatttaaaaaaaagattgttaaaaattgtttttacatgtaatttggaaaaaatatattaaacaaaaaaaaagaattttcttaaAATCTAGATTTTCCTATTAATTCTTATAAAGTAAAACTATTTCATGGAGACATAAAGTGGATaaaaatgcttaattttttttttattttcacatcagtcatgatgtaaagaagaattagaactaatgggaggaaccatgagaaagaagaaacaaaacaaaacaaaaggaaagcaaatagtatgcttccatctgaattCAAACTCTaaagatctttctctggatgtggatagaatttttccaccatgagtcttctggagttgttttagattcttgcattgctgagaagagctaattctatcaCAGTCAGTCATCgtacaatgtggttgttactgtgtacaatgttcacctggttctgctcatttcactcagcatcagttcatatatgtctttccaggtttttctgaagtccacttgttcatcatttcttatagcacaatagtattccattacattcatatgccacaacttgttcagccattccccaattgatggacatcctctcaatttccaattctatgtcaccacaaaaagagctgttacaaatatttttctacatgtgggtccttttcccatctttatgatctctttgggttacaaaCGTagaagtgttccaattttccgacatctccaacatttaccattttcctgttttgtcatgttagccaatctgataaggtgtgatgtggtacatcagagttgttttgatttgcatttctcaataaaaatgcttatttactggGTCTCTGTTCATCTTAAACAAAATCTGAAATAAGTTTTAATGATTCTTAATGACAgtttatgcaaaaaaaatttataatgacAATATCATTAAAATCACTCATATTACTAAAGTCACTGGCCTCTTCTCAAGTCTCGATTTTTTCCTTCCACTGGTACTTGAAACTATTGACTCTTCCCCACATGGACCACTATTAATCATTTAGACTGTTTTCTTCCTCAGCCTCTGACTACTGTACCAGGTTTTCCTGCTACTTTTGTGATTGTTCCCTTTTCTGGGTCTTTATTTGGttcctcttccttctgttctcttatgTCTGACAAGGCTCAGTCTTCCTCCCTCTAATCTTCTACAGTCATTCAATCCTGTCCCATTTACAAACATAAAAACTTAatatgaaattaagtgacttacctcaCGCCTATCAGaatggttaatatgacagaaaaggaaaatgataaatgtttgaaagg is from Trichosurus vulpecula isolate mTriVul1 chromosome 7, mTriVul1.pri, whole genome shotgun sequence and encodes:
- the LOC118858712 gene encoding 60S ribosomal protein L36-like; this translates as MAIRYPMAVGLNKGHKVTKNVSKPRHCRRHGRLTKHTKFVRDMIREVCGFAPYERRAMESLKVSKDKRALKFIKKRVGTHIRAKRKREELSNVLAAMRKAAAKKD